GAAGGCACGCTGAAGCCGATGGAACTCGTGAAACAAGTGCATGAGGCCGAAGCAACGGCCTCAAAGCCGATGGAGCGAACACGCGGCGAGGCGCTGCTGGGCATGTGGAAGACTCTTTCGACGGCGAAGGCTGCTCCGAAGCCACGCACGAAGCTCACGGTGCGACCGGTGCGACCGGTGCGACCGGTGCGTTCCAGCACGGCGGCGGAGGTGAACGGCAAGACGTATGATCTCGTGGTCATCGGCGGCACGCCGGGCGGCATCGCGTGTTCGGTGCGTGCAGCGCGGGAAGGGCTGAGCGTGCTACTCGTGCAGCACAACAAGCACCTCGGCGGCATGTTGACGAACGGGCTGATGCAGTGGGACGCGCTCTACGGCGGGCCGAGGTCGCCGGTGTTCAACGAATACGCGAAGATGATCGAGGACTACTACCGAGAGACGTTTGGTGAGGATTCGAGGCAATACAGCGCGGCAAGCTACACGCAGACGCATTACCCGATGAGCCGGTTTGAGCCGTCGGTGGCGGAGCATCTGTTTAACAAGCTTGTTTCGGCGGAGAAGAACATCACGACGCTGCTCTCGCATTATCCCTCGGCGATCCAACGAGAAGGCGAGATGCTGAAAGCGCTGACGCTGCGTGAATATGGAACGACGAAGGACATCACCGTGACCGGAAGCACCTATGTCGATGCCACTTATGAAGGTGATCTCGCCGCGCTGGCAAAGGTGCCGTATTGCGTGGGTCGTGAGAGCCGCGATGAGTTTGGCGAGCCTCATGCGGGCAAAGTTTTCACCAACATCAGCGGAGAGAAGGGGCCGAAGGACGTGCTGGAGGGAAAACTCAACCTGCACACTTACGGACACGTTCAGGGCAGCATTGATCCGACAAGTCCCTTCACCGCCGATGGAGCGATTCAGGCATTCAATCACCGCTTCTGCCTCAGCAACGAACCGGGCAACATCCGCCTGCCAGAGAAACCACCGGGCTACAACCGCGACGAGTATGTGAACTACAATCGCAAGGGCATGAACGCAGGAGATCTTAATGGCAAGAGCACCTTCAACAGCGCCATCTTGCCCGGCGAGAACCACGCGTATCCCGACGCGACATGGCCGGAGCGCGAGAAGATCATCACTCGGCACACGAACTTCGCGCTCGGCCTGATGTGGTTCCTGCAAAACGACGAATCCGTGCCGCCCGCGAAGCGCGAAGCCTGCCGCCGCATCGGCCTGCCGCTCGATGAGTTCACGGACAACCACAACCTGCCGTATGAACTCTATGTTCGTGAGGCACGCCGCATCGTGGGCCGCCACGTCTTCACCGAGCACGACAACAGCCCAGCCAAAGATCAGACACGCACCCCGATCCACGCCGACAGCATCGCCTTCACCGATTGGTCGATGGATTCTCACGACTGCACCACCGACCGCCGTCCAGGATACGCATACGACGGCAAACTCATCCTCACTGAGGAATCACGCCCCGCGCAGATCCCGTGGCGTTGCCTGCTGCCGCAGGGAGTTGATAATTTGCTCGTTCCCGTCTGCCTTTCCGCGACACACGTCGCCTGGGGCGCTGTTCGATTGGAGCCCGTGTGGATGCAAACCGGCGAAGCCGCCGGTTTTGCGGCCGCATTGTCGAAGCAACATCAAACCACACCTGGAAAATTCGACCCCGATCTGCTGGTGCGCACGCTCGTGACGAACAAGCACTTCGTCACCTTCTTCAACGAACTGCAAACGCACGCTGATCATTCTGCGATGCCTGCGGCGCAGTATTTCGGCACGAAGGGGGATTTTCCCGGCTACGACGCGAACCTTGATGAACAGGTGAAAGACGGCGTGAATCAGGTGACACGCGGCGAGAGCCTGCGGAGACGCTTTGAACTTTTGCGCTGAGGCGTGGAGCGGGTGATCAGAATCGAACTGACGTATGATGCTTGGGAAGCACCTGCTCTACCATTGAGCTACACCCGCAGAAGCGTGACGGAGGTTGAACGATGGACCGGGAATGTCAAATGGGGCTATGGTAGGCAAAAAATTCTCGCCTCTGGCATGCAACGGGCGCTAAGATCGTTCTGAATAAGCACACAGCCATTTCCTGCCTTCGATTTAGCCATGTCTGAAGTGAATCCCTCCTCCCGCCCTGGTTCTGGTTCCAAGCCGTCCGGTATGTGGCAGCCGCCGACGCTGGAGGAAATGCAGGCGATGCTGCCGCAATATCGGTTTGAGTCGTTGCTGGGACGCGGTGGCATGGGGGCGGTTTACAAGGCGGTGCAGGTCTCGCTGGACCGTGCGGTGGCGGTCAAGGTGCTGCCCGGTGATCTGATCGACGACACGGATGCGCAGTTCGCCGAGCGCTTCAAGAACGAGGCGCGCACGATGGCGAAGATGAATCATCCGAGCATCGTCAACGTGTACGATTTTGGTGAGACGCAGACGGGACTGCTCTACATCGTGATGGAGTTCATTGACGGGACAGACGTGTCCAAAATGATCGTTTCCCAGGGCAAGCTGCCGGAAGATTACGCGCTCTCCATCACGGCGCATGTGTGTGACGCGCTGAACTACGCGCACCGCAATGGTGTGATCCACCGCGACATCAAACCGGCCAATATTTTGATCAATATGGACGGTGCGGTGAAGGTGGCGGCCGTCGGCTTGGCGTAGTAGAATGACTCGGCGCTGGGCGGCCTGACGAAGACAAACATGGCGATGGGCACGCCGGATTTTGTTGCTCCTGAAGCGCTCATCCCTGGCATTCCGCTGGATGGCCGAGCGGACTTGTATGCCATCGGCGTGATGCTCTACCAGATGCTCACGGGCGAAATTCCACGCGGGATGTGGACGATGCCGGGCATGAAGCTGGGCACTGATCCGCGTTTTGATGCGATCATCGGCAAGGCGATGCAGACGGATCGTGAGGTGCGCTATCAGAGCGCGGCAGAGCTGCGGCGTGATCTGGACACGATCCTGACCACGCCGCGTGCGATGACGCAGCCGCAACCTGCTGCGGCACCTGTGCAGCAAACAGCACAAAAACCGCCGTCGCATGGCCCCAAACCGCCGCAAGGCCAGAAAGCGGCGGACAAGCCGCCATCTGCGCCACCGCCGCCGAAACGAGCGAACTTCGGCATGATCATCGGCCTCGGCGCGACGGCGGTGTTGTTGATTGGTGGCTACGTTTTTCTCAAACCGCCCGCGCCGTCGAAGAAAACGACGGCGGCGACCCCTGCTCCTGTTGCACCGCCCAAGCCGACCCCGCAGCCGCCTGCGACACCTAAACCGGCTACCAAAGCCCCGTCGCCCGCAGTCTCACCCGCCAAGCTGAACAGCACACCCGCGCCTGTCACTGTTTCCTCTCCTCTGCTCACGCGCCCGGTCATCCAGACGCTCGACCTGCTCGCGCTGACCGATCCGGTGCTCGACCGCGTGTCGGTGCCGAACTTGATTGGCAAGAACGAATGGAAGCGCGAGGGCGGCGAACTGGTGTACCAACCGGATGGCAAGGCTGGAAAACTGGCAGTGCCGGTGGCTTTCGACTGCCAGGATTACGAGATCGAATTCAAAGCGAAGAAGCACAGCGGCAACGACCGCATCCATGTGGATGTGCCGCTGAAGAACGGACGCATCCTGCCGCTCATCCTCAACGGCCAGGGGCGCAAGGTGCTCAATGAAAAGGCCGGCCAGTCCTGGGGGCCGGCCAGTGGTGAAGTGCATGTGAGCATCCGCGTGATCGACGGCCCCGGCGCGTCGGATCGCATCTTGATTCAGCGTCAGAACGTGAAGGGCAACCCGCTGGCGGACTGGACGGGTGACCTCGACACCCTGGGCAGGACCGGCGAGGATCATCCCGGTTTTCCGAAGCAGCCGGTGACCTCGATCTATGTCGTGCGGGACAAGTATGCGGTGCAGGCATGGAAGCTGCGCGTGTTCGAGGGCGCGGCGAAGGTGCTGCGGGAAACGGTGGCGAAAACCGCCGCCGCCGCACCTGCATCCGCATTGGCGACGGCACCCGCGCCTAAACCCGTGATGCCAGCGCCCGCACCCGCGCCCGCCGTTCCAGTCACGCCGCCGCCAGCAGCGGACCCTGTTTCGCTCAAGCTGGCCGATTTGGAGACGAAATTTCAAGCCGCCTTTGATCGCGACGCGGGTGCAGCTTATAAGGCACAGATCGCCAAGCTGAACACGGGCTATGCCACCGCACTTGATCGTGCGCTGGCTGAGGCGGCGAAAGCGGGCAAGCTCGATGACGCGGTTGCGCTGCGTGAGGAGAAGGAGCGCATGACCGGCGGCAAAGGCTTGCCACCGGAGGATTTGGACACGCTGCCGGAAGCGCTGAAAAAACTGCGGTCCACCTGGCGCGGTGCGGAGTCAGGTTACGCGAAGCAGCGGAACGCGCTGGCCGCGCCGTTGTTCGATGCCTACGACAAGGCGCTGGATGCCTTCCAGACCGAACTCACGCAGCAGAACAAGATCGACGACGCGCTGCGGGTGAAGACAGCACGAGATGAACTGACGCAACGCCGCGCCAGCATCGCTCCAGCGGCAGTTGAAGCCCCTGCGCCAACAAAGGCCACGATGCCCGCGCCTGCCGCATCGACCGCCGTCGAGGCGAGCAGCTCATGGCGCAAAGCGGCGGAGTGGATTCTGGGTGTTGGCGGTGAAATCCGCATCCGTCGCAATGGCGGAGGTGAAGCCACGCTCAAAGATGCCAAAGACCTGCCTGGGGGTCGGTTTGACATTCTCAGCATCACCATCGACCCGCGAAACGGCAAGAACGCGGAGATCACGGATGACGATTTCACCCGGTTCAACGGTCTGCGCGACATCGAGACAGTGCGCATGGCCCATCTCCCGTCCGTCACCGGCAGCGGCTTCGCCGCATTCGTCGCCAGCGCTGACTCGATGAAAAACTTTGCGGTCTATAATGCGCCCTTGCAGCCGCAGCACCTGGGATTCATCACGCAGTTCAAAAACCTGCGCACTCTGGAATTGAACCGCATTCCGTCACTGCCCGCCGAGTCGCTGACCACGATTCAGGTGTTCAAGGAGCTGACCCAGTTGCGGCTGCTGGGCCAGATGAAACTGGATGACAAGGCGCTGCTGGCGCTCGCCGGATTGACGAAGCTGACGGATCTGACCATTCCCGGCACTCTAATCACGGATGAGGGTCTGGTGGCGCTCAAAGGCATGAAAGGGCTGACCTCGCTGGAACTCGCCGACGTCAAAGGCATCACGGGGTCGGGTTTCGTGCATCTGGCAGGGGCCAAGGAACTGTTGCGTCTGCTGCTTTCCCACACCGCCGTGGATGACGCGGCCCTCGCTCACCTCTCCGGCCTCACCAAGCTGCGGGATCTCGCGCTGCATCAAACCGCCGTCACGGATGCCGGGATCAGGCATCTCGCGCTGCTCAAAGATCTGCGCGTGCTCGAAATCGCTACCAAGGGCGTCACCGGGGCCACGTTGAACGAGTTGTCCGGCTGCAAGGAACTCACCCGACTGTTCTTGTATGACCGCACGAATGCGAATCACAGCGCGGTCAACGATGCCGGCCTGCAAGCCGTCGCCGCTGCGGGTTTCCCGAAGCTGGAGGATTTCGCGTATGTCCAGCGTCAGGTCACCGATGCAGGGCTGGCGCACCTCAGCGCCTTGAAGCTGAGAAAGCTGACAACGAATACCTCTCCTGGGATCGAAGGGCTGCGGCATCTCGCCGAGATCAGCACGCTGGAATCCTTGGAGTTGGGTCGCAGCAATTTGACGGACGAGGGACTGTTGATTCTCTCCAAGCTCAAATCCTTACAGCAACTCACCAGCTTCGATGCTCGAATCACCGATGAGGGATTGAAGCACCTGCAAACCATGACCGCGCTGAAAGGAGTCACCTTGACCGAGACGAAATTCACTCAGACGGGCCTGGATGCCCTGCTCAAAGCCCGTCCTGGCTTGAAGGTGACCAAGTGACCCTGGCGGCGGCTTAAAAAGTTATCGCCAAGGGCGCTGGAGTTGCGCTAGCCTTTGCCCGTTTAGCAGCATCCGCGCATGAGCACTGATTCCCGCCCCGCCTCCTCCCATGCCGGCTCCAAGCCCTCCGGCATGTGGCAGCCGCCGACGTTGGAGGAGATGCAGGCGATGCTGCCACAGTATCAGTTTGTCTCACTGCTCGGGCGTGGTGGCATGGGGGCGGTTTATAAAGCGATGCAAGTGTCGCTGGACCGCGCGGTGGCGATCAAGGTGCTGCCGGGGGATTTGATTGATGACACGGATGCGCAGTTCGCCGAGCGCTTCAAGAACGAGGCGCGCACGATGGCGAAGATGAACCATCCGGCGATTGTGAACGTGTATGACTTCGGCGAGACGCAGACCGGACTGCTGTTCATCGTCATGGAGTTCATTGATGGCACGGATGTGTCCAAAATGATCATGTCGCAGGGCAAGCTGCCGCCGGATTACGCGCTGGCGATCACGGCGCATGTGTGTGACGCGCTGAACTACGCGCACAGCCACAGCATCGTCCACCGCGACATCAAACCGGCGAACATCCTCATCAACATGGAAGGTGCGGTCAAAGTGGCCGATTTCGGCTTGGCCAAGCAGAGCGATGCCGGAGCCGGTGGCCTGACAAAAACGAACATGGCGATGGGCACGCCCGATTTCGTGGCCCCGGAGGCGCTGATTCCCGGTGTGCCGCTGGATGGCCGCGCCGACTTGTATGCCATCGGTGTGATGCTCTACCAAATGCTCACCGGGGAAATCCCGCGCGGCATGTGGACGATGCCAAGCGCGAAGCTGGGCACCGATCCGCGCTTTGACGCGATCATCGGCAAAGCGATGCAGACCGATCGCGAGGCGCGCTATCAGACGGCGGCGTCGATCCGCCGCGATCTGGATGTGATCATGACCACGCCGCCTGCCGCTGTGAAAAAACCAGCGGGGCAGGGGCCGCAAGCACCGCAGCAGCGGAGCGCGGATGCCCCCATCCGCAATCAAGCCGCAGCGAAGCCTGCGGACCGCGCTCTGGCGAGCGCAGCTACAAAGAAATCCAGCACCGGATTCTACCTTGGCGTGGCAGCAACGATCATCGTGCTCGGTGCGTTGGTGTTTCTGTTTTCAGGCGGGAAGGAGCCAGTTTCAGCACCGGAACCCGCAGGAAAAACCAAGGTGGTGGCGGAAACGCCCGCGCCCAAGCCGAAGACACCGAAGCCAGCGCCGTCTGTTCCCACTCCACGCGTGCCACTCACCGCGCCAGTGCCCACCTTGACCGCGAAGGCGGTGGATGTGCTGCCCGCTATCGTCCTGGAGCAGGATGTCGTGTACGGCGATTGGAAAATGCAGCCCGACGGTCTGAGGTATGGCGGACGCAAAGGCAAAGTGAACTCAATCATCGAACTGCCGTTCATATGCAGCGGGAGTTACGTCATCGAAGCCGAGGTCTCCACAGTGCCGACGCCCGGTGACATGGTGTTTCATCTGCCCTTCGCCAAAGAAAGCGGCACCGGACAGGACGACATTTCCTTCATGGTGGATCACGCCAAGGGACAGCGCGCAGGCTTCGCCTACTTCGAGGGAGAAAGCCTTGGCGGCAAAAGAAACCCCGCTTGGGTCGATATGGCCGTGCCGTTGGGGCAGAAAAGCCGCCTGACCGTGAAGGTTGAATTGAAGAAACCGGGCCGCATCGCTTTCAGTGCCTGGCGGGACGGCATGCCGCTCGTCGGCTGGGAGGGAGACCGCCGCCTGACCACGGGAGCCGCGCACGTGTGGCGGCCCAAGAACCAGCCGTGTTTCGCCATCGGTACCACGCTGGACGGCACCGTGTTCCACCGCATCCGCGTGGAGGCGCTCGATGGCGAAATCCAATGGCTGCGCGCTCCGGCCACCGTCGCCAAAGCCGCGTCTGCGCCGATGCCGGTCACGACTCCCGCACCCGTCGCACCCGACACTGTGGACACCGCGCCTTGGACCGGTGCGCTCCCATTGCTGCCGTTGGTGGATGTGCAGAAAGACACGGTGAAGGCAGGATGGACGCGTGAGGGTGGCGATCTGGTCTCTGGCAGCAAGCACCAGCCTGCCCTGGTGGAACTGCCGGTGATTCCGCCGGAGGAGTATGACCTGCGTCTCCGCTTCACGAGGAAGGAACTGCAAGAGAATATCTTCGTGGTGCTTTCGCGTGGAGAACATTCCGTTCTCTGGTCTGGTGGAGTTGGGCAAAACACAATTTTCGGCTTCGGCCACTATCGGGGCGGAGCGAGTCTAAAGAGTCTGATGACCGCTAATCCCAGCTTGAAAACGGTGAGATCCTGCTTCGAGGCAGACCGTGCATACACCGTGCAAATCGCTGTTCGGAAGACAGGAGTCGCCGCCTACCTCGACGGAGCAAAGGTTTCGGCCCTGCCCGCCGATCTGGCGGAAATGCAGACGCCAGATGCTTTCAAGGTGCGTACGGCGGGTGCTCTTGGCCTCGGTTCCTTCAAGACATCCTATGCCGTTCATGCCATCGAGCTGCGCGAGGTCACAGGGAAGGTGAAGTATCTGCGGGAACAGCCTGCCGCCGATCTCGTGGCCCAGCGGCTCGCGCAACTGGAGCAGCAGTTCCTCGTCGCCTACGAAAAGCAGGCGGGAGCCGCGCATAAGGTAGCGGTGGCTGATTTGAATACGAAATTCAGCGCCGCGCTGGATCGCAGCATCGCCACGGTATCGCAAGCCGGGAAGCTGGATGAGGCGCTGGCGCTGCGGAACGAGAAGACGCTCATCCAGACCAGCGGCACCGTGCCTGCGGAGGATGCGGCGGACACAGCGGCTACTTTGCAGACGCTGCGCAAGACCTACCGCGCCACGATGACCACGCTGCGCGCCACTCGTGACAAAAACACCGCGCCGCTGCACGCTGCGTATGATCGGGCGCTGGCCGTGTATCAGGAGGAACTCACCAAGGCGCAGAAACTTGATGAAGCGCTGCGCGTGAAGGCGGTGCGAGATCATGTGGGCACGCAACGTGATCCAGGAGCGGGGGCTGCCAGCCTCCAGCCTGGAAAAGCCGATCCAGGGGCCAAGATGGCCCCTCTCCTGGGGCAAGGTGCGAACGCCGCCGTTCCCACTGCTCCGATCGCCCCGCCATTGTCTGCGGACAAAGTTTTGCCACTGCCGCCCAAAGCCACGCCGGAGGAGGTGCGCGCGCTCGTGGAATGGGCGATCGGGGTGAAGAAGGGTCGCGTGTTGGTGATGGACGGCGGGGTGCCTCGGCGCTTCGATAGCCTCGATAAACTACCGAAGGGCAGGCTCACGCTGTTGGAATTCTTCATTTACGAGCTGCCGATGGATGATGAGGGGAAGAAATGGCTCGCCGTCCTTGGCCGGGTGCCAGAGTTGGAATACGTCGGCTTCAACAAGAACCCTGGCACCTTCCCGGTGGAGTTGTTGCGTGGTCTGACGAAGCTCAAGAAGTTGTGGATCACGCCCACCGCAGTGGATGATGCGGCTTTCGCACATCTCAGCGGCTTGAAAAAGCTGGAGACGCTGCACATCAATTACATGTGCAGACAATTCACCGGCATGGGCCTCGGCTACATCAACGAGAACCTGCTCGAACTGCATACAAACAGCCCGACCCTCAGCGCTGAGGGCATGGCGTATCTGCCGCGCTTCAAGAAGTTGCAACGTTTGTACCTGCCGGGTGACAGCCTTGCCGGACGCGGCGGTTCCCTCACGGACGCCATGCTCGCCGGACTCGCAGCACTGCCGGACCTGGAGGAACTGGATGTTTCGGAGAGAAATCTGGACGGCTCCTTTCTCGCGTATCTCCCCGCGAACTCGAAGCTGAAGCGGCTCAATCTTCAAGAGATCACGACGTTCAAGCCCCAGCACCTGACACACCTAGCCAGGCTCAAAAGTCTGGAAGTGCTCACGCTGCCGCCGCTGGATCCCGGTCCCACCGGCATGGCGGCCATCGCCAGCCTGGGCCTGCTGCGTGAACTCCATGTGATCGGCAACACCACATTTACTGGCGAATCCGTCAAGGGACTGAAGGGGTTCGGCAGTCTCACAAATCTGAGTCTGAACGTCTGCCCGCTCACGGATGCGGGT
The Prosthecobacter sp. genome window above contains:
- a CDS encoding protein kinase, with the protein product MSTDSRPASSHAGSKPSGMWQPPTLEEMQAMLPQYQFVSLLGRGGMGAVYKAMQVSLDRAVAIKVLPGDLIDDTDAQFAERFKNEARTMAKMNHPAIVNVYDFGETQTGLLFIVMEFIDGTDVSKMIMSQGKLPPDYALAITAHVCDALNYAHSHSIVHRDIKPANILINMEGAVKVADFGLAKQSDAGAGGLTKTNMAMGTPDFVAPEALIPGVPLDGRADLYAIGVMLYQMLTGEIPRGMWTMPSAKLGTDPRFDAIIGKAMQTDREARYQTAASIRRDLDVIMTTPPAAVKKPAGQGPQAPQQRSADAPIRNQAAAKPADRALASAATKKSSTGFYLGVAATIIVLGALVFLFSGGKEPVSAPEPAGKTKVVAETPAPKPKTPKPAPSVPTPRVPLTAPVPTLTAKAVDVLPAIVLEQDVVYGDWKMQPDGLRYGGRKGKVNSIIELPFICSGSYVIEAEVSTVPTPGDMVFHLPFAKESGTGQDDISFMVDHAKGQRAGFAYFEGESLGGKRNPAWVDMAVPLGQKSRLTVKVELKKPGRIAFSAWRDGMPLVGWEGDRRLTTGAAHVWRPKNQPCFAIGTTLDGTVFHRIRVEALDGEIQWLRAPATVAKAASAPMPVTTPAPVAPDTVDTAPWTGALPLLPLVDVQKDTVKAGWTREGGDLVSGSKHQPALVELPVIPPEEYDLRLRFTRKELQENIFVVLSRGEHSVLWSGGVGQNTIFGFGHYRGGASLKSLMTANPSLKTVRSCFEADRAYTVQIAVRKTGVAAYLDGAKVSALPADLAEMQTPDAFKVRTAGALGLGSFKTSYAVHAIELREVTGKVKYLREQPAADLVAQRLAQLEQQFLVAYEKQAGAAHKVAVADLNTKFSAALDRSIATVSQAGKLDEALALRNEKTLIQTSGTVPAEDAADTAATLQTLRKTYRATMTTLRATRDKNTAPLHAAYDRALAVYQEELTKAQKLDEALRVKAVRDHVGTQRDPGAGAASLQPGKADPGAKMAPLLGQGANAAVPTAPIAPPLSADKVLPLPPKATPEEVRALVEWAIGVKKGRVLVMDGGVPRRFDSLDKLPKGRLTLLEFFIYELPMDDEGKKWLAVLGRVPELEYVGFNKNPGTFPVELLRGLTKLKKLWITPTAVDDAAFAHLSGLKKLETLHINYMCRQFTGMGLGYINENLLELHTNSPTLSAEGMAYLPRFKKLQRLYLPGDSLAGRGGSLTDAMLAGLAALPDLEELDVSERNLDGSFLAYLPANSKLKRLNLQEITTFKPQHLTHLARLKSLEVLTLPPLDPGPTGMAAIASLGLLRELHVIGNTTFTGESVKGLKGFGSLTNLSLNVCPLTDAGLEAIAGAMPGLQHLSMDMGMNAKNKATITPEGLSSHLGRLRGMTSLLLNGDGFSDDWTPHVAQLKGVSYLMLTGARVTDQGVAHLMKLPLGYFRLEGTQVTDAVIPILKTCPTLNSVPVGGTQMTDAGKAELKRLLDANKGK
- a CDS encoding serine/threonine-protein kinase; its protein translation is MSEVNPSSRPGSGSKPSGMWQPPTLEEMQAMLPQYRFESLLGRGGMGAVYKAVQVSLDRAVAVKVLPGDLIDDTDAQFAERFKNEARTMAKMNHPSIVNVYDFGETQTGLLYIVMEFIDGTDVSKMIVSQGKLPEDYALSITAHVCDALNYAHRNGVIHRDIKPANILINMDGAVKVAAVGLA
- a CDS encoding FAD-dependent oxidoreductase, with the translated sequence MTRQSMTRLVSLFVTVCASLHLHAQPAASKPDLCIYGGTPGGIAMAVRAAREGLSVVLVNHHGHLGGILSNGLGVWDTLWEGKRCPIYDEARQAIFDHYRTTYGEDSRQYRDALPGKSGHTNGKFEPKVAEAVLTSLVTREKNITVVRGFYPAAVEREGALLKAVTFRRTGFQPVQPGERVENSFYVQAKVFADCSYEGDLAAMAKVPYRVGRESRDEFKEPHAGVIFMSPVKAAAMPEMARTAELHHKLKLRKFSGFQRIKQPESTGEADGNVQAFNYRTMLSSDPANRLPVEKPANYDPEKLKLLEHGSIVSPIPNAKRGWNRPQIVGMQTDYVEADWTGRQKIMNAFWDTTLALLYFLQNDPSVEPKRQKSWREFGLAKDEFTDNGHRPHEFYVREARRITGRYVFTQHDAMLANGLERAPVHEDSIGVTEWYLDTHACTQRHIEGALEEGKMMLDVETFPGQVPYRAILPQGVDNLLVPVCLSSTHVAWGTIRLEPTWMNLCESAGHAAALAIQNKVTPAQLDPELLLRRLASSHVMLSFFNDVDVASDDPRVAAAQYFATKGFFADYNARLDEPLTESVRAAWGKGLTAIREGTLKPMELVKQVHEAEATASKPMERTRGEALLGMWKTLSTAKAAPKPRTKLTVRPVRPVRPVRSSTAAEVNGKTYDLVVIGGTPGGIACSVRAAREGLSVLLVQHNKHLGGMLTNGLMQWDALYGGPRSPVFNEYAKMIEDYYRETFGEDSRQYSAASYTQTHYPMSRFEPSVAEHLFNKLVSAEKNITTLLSHYPSAIQREGEMLKALTLREYGTTKDITVTGSTYVDATYEGDLAALAKVPYCVGRESRDEFGEPHAGKVFTNISGEKGPKDVLEGKLNLHTYGHVQGSIDPTSPFTADGAIQAFNHRFCLSNEPGNIRLPEKPPGYNRDEYVNYNRKGMNAGDLNGKSTFNSAILPGENHAYPDATWPEREKIITRHTNFALGLMWFLQNDESVPPAKREACRRIGLPLDEFTDNHNLPYELYVREARRIVGRHVFTEHDNSPAKDQTRTPIHADSIAFTDWSMDSHDCTTDRRPGYAYDGKLILTEESRPAQIPWRCLLPQGVDNLLVPVCLSATHVAWGAVRLEPVWMQTGEAAGFAAALSKQHQTTPGKFDPDLLVRTLVTNKHFVTFFNELQTHADHSAMPAAQYFGTKGDFPGYDANLDEQVKDGVNQVTRGESLRRRFELLR